GGATCTCCGACGATAATATCTATCGTAGTATCGGCAACAAAAACAGGAAGGAGAATTGACAGGAATATAAACACAATCAGGGTATAAATGAGTGAATTGCCGCTGTCTTCAGAGATCGTGGACATGAACAGGGCAATGGCGAAGTATGAGAAGATCATCAGGAATGCAACAATTCCAAAAAGAAGAATAGGGAAGATCTCTTCATCAGTCGGAATTATCCCGAATATGAGCAGTATTGCCAGTGCTATGAGTCCTGTTATGATTATCGCAAGCGATAATGCAATAATTCCTCCGATCGCCTTCCCGTTAATCACTTCATCACGGTATATCGGATGTGAAAGGAGGATCTTCAGCGATTTGCTCTCCTTTTCACGTGTGATCAGATCAAAACCCATTGCAATCCCGAGAATCGCGCCCAGGCTTACAAGAAGTTCTCCAACATCGGCAAAAATTGTCATTATCGACGGTTTGAAGCCCATATATCCTGAAAATACTATTGTGTCTCCTGCTGCCACAGCCTGATTTTCATTATATTCCTCTATCTCTTCGTTATATTCTGCCGAACCCGTAATCATCCCGATAATCGAAACAATCAGGATTATCGAGAGAACAAGGAGGAATTTACGACTGCATAAATGATCCATGAACTCCTTTTCCGAGATGACGATAAGTCCCTCTGATTTCATGGCAGTGCCTCTTCTGAATTATAGAAAGACAGAATTGCATCCTCTACGGTTGTGGAATCCAGTGAAATCTCTCTTGGAATAATTTTCAATGAAAACAATTCTTCGGCAATTTCCGCTCTGATATCGGATGAGGAGATGATTTTGACTTTTTTACGATCAGAAGAATAATCGGCTTCAATAATGCCTGGGACCGTCAGTTCCCCCATCGGCGTTGTCGTCTCCACATTGATTCTTAACTCCGGCAGGTTCAGGCTGTTTATGGAGTCCGCAAAATTATCCCAGCTTCCCTCGTGTACAATCTTTCCCCTGCACATAATTCCGATCTTTGTACAGACTTTGCTGACCTCTGAAAGAATGTGCGAGGATACAAGGACTGTTTTTCCCGATTCCGATATTTGCCTGATTATTCTCCTGTAGTCCGCGACACCCTGCGGGTCGAGGTTTGCAGTCGGTTCGTCGAGAATAATTACATCCGGGTCGTTTATAAGGGTCTTTGCAATCCCAAGCCTTTGCCTCATCCCTTTTGAAAATCCTCCGACTTTCTTTTCAACACCGCCAAGTCCGACGAGTTCAAGAAGAGAGTCGATCCTGGCCCCTCTTTCATCTGCAGGAATCCCGAAGAGCCTGGCGAAAAAATCAAGATTCTGTGCTGCACTCATGTTCTGGTAAAAACCCACATCCTCGGGCATATAGCCGATATTCTTCTTTACTTCTATCGGGTTTTTCGACACTTCAACCCCGTTAATCAGGCATTCACCGGAATCAGGTTGTATAAGGCCGCAAAGCATTAGTATAGTGGTGCTTTTTCCCGCCCCGTTGGGTCCCAGAAGTCCGTATATTTCACCGTCATTTATTGTTAACGAGAGTCCGTCAACAGCATTTACACCATTGTATGTCTTGACAAGATCCCTGAATTCAATCAGTGTGATTTCCTCCTTTTTTCTCTTAAATGTCCTTTTGGACACGCCAGTGTTATAATCTTCAGTTTGATCATAATAGCTGATATACCTTACATAATGTAGATTATGTATTACACATTATTACAAATATTCAATAAATTCCCTGCTATGACCGGCAAAGATCCTAATCATATGGTAGTGATCAGCAGACCTGATTAAGTGGTATAAAAAAAACGATTAATGGGATTATCTTTATATTCTATCTCTAAAACAGATTTGATGATATCATCCGGATGTTAGTAACCGTATGAATATCTGTATATTTTATTTTTTCAGATTATTCCGAATGTGGATACATCAAATCTGAATTTACTGCGATCTATCTTTTCGATCTCTGCTTTAACAGCTTCATCTTCAGGGTCGCATTCCATAATGAATGCGAGCAGGTCTGCAAGAGAACTGGTGCATGTATCGCAATCGCAGAAGGAAAGCTCCATTTCGCCGCTCAGAAGGAGGCCGTATGCAAATATTTTCTTGCAGAAGTCTTCATTTTCGAGTTCACAGGGCTTTATTGTCTCGATCTCTTCTTCAATATATTCGCTCTCTGTCTCGTTTATGAACACATCTACAGTTTCGACATCTTCAAAACCGGGATATGGGGTGCCGCAGTTCCAGCATCTCTTCATATATGGAGTACCTCTCTTTCTGCATTTCATACAGATCTGGTACTCGGGCATTTCTTCCATAATTATATGTCGGCATTACAGGGTTTTAATCAACCGATCTTTATCCGCCTGATTCATGCCGTTCAAAACGGAGATCTTCTTTCGGGAACATAATCTCAAACCTTGCTCCTTTATTCTCGATCCCAGTCTCTCTTATCGAGGCTCCCGTAATCGAGAGGATTTCGGATACCAGATAAAGGCCGAAACCGTGATTTCTCCCGTATCCTGCTTTGAATATGATGTGTTTTTCTTTCTCCGGGATTCCTTTCCCGTCATCCTCGAATATCAGGTTGTAAGAATCGTACTCCTCCTCCGTGGAGAATGAAATCCTGCTGATCTCTCCTCCGTGCATTATGGAATTTCCTATAAGGTTGCAGATAACTTTTTCAAACATGGGGTCCGCGAAGATCTCGATGTTCTGGATTTTTTTCTGAACGAGAATCCCCGGAGGAAGGTTCTGCGATTTTATGCATGAGTCGATGACATCGTCCAGTTTGTGCCATTTGGGAGGATTTCCACCCATATCCTGGTAGTCCCTGCTGAATTCGATCTGGTGCTGTATCGTATCCATCGCTAGTACTGATTTTTCAAGGAAACTCTTAATGGATTCATCTTTTGTATCTTCTATCGCAAATACGAGGTTGGCTTTGGCGACCATGATATGATTCAGGATATCGTGCCGTGTAATTGAAGAAAGCAGGTTAAGTTTCTTCATCGCAATTCCCAGGGCCTTCTCATTCTTTTTTCTGATTGTTATATCCCGGGTTATGCTTTGGATAACCTTTGTCTTTTTATCGACCATGACGGAGATCAGGTCGAGATCGATCCGTTCTCCTGTCTTCGACTTTATCCATGGCTCCATTTTGAAGGTTTTACCTTCTTCAAGATCGTTCCTGACCGCATATTTATAGGCATTGTGAAATTCCCGCGGGATTATGGATTTCAGGTTGGTATTTTTTAGTTCCCGGAGATCCATTCCTGCAATTCTCAGGGCCTCGGGATTTGCATTAAAGATCCTGCCATCTGAATTATGTATGAAAATCCCTTCTGTTGACTCCTGAAATAATTTTTTATATCTCTCCTTTTGGGCACCGATCATCTTTTCGATATTTTTCTTTTCGGTTACGTCCACGAGAGATATCAGGGTAATGCCAAGCTCACTGACGTGCCTGATAGTCGCCAGTACATTGTATTCTTTTCCCTGTCTTGATCTTACAATCAGATCCTGGTTGGATTTATCCTGATGCTCTCTCTTTATCGAGCTCCTGTAGAGTATAAGTGCTGTGCTCCTGCACTCATCCTCAAATACCGAGACCCAGTTCATCCGTTTTAATTCTTTCAGTGTTCTGCCTGTAATATTTTCAAAGGCCGAATTTGCATGGACGATCTTTCCTTTATCATTAAGAACAGCGGATGCGGCACCCGAACTGTCTATCAGGTTTCTGTATTTTAAATTTTCTTCTCTCAAATGGAACGAGGCCTTCGATACGATATATGCAAGGGCTACGAATACTATAATACGAATGAAATTTTCGGCAAGTAAAACCGAATCTGCCTCAGTTACAACAAATGTTATGAACAGAAAGAGGATGCCCAGCAGAATTGCAAATGCAGTTCCTTTTTTTGGATAGAATATTGCGGTCAGGATGATTGGGATATAATAAAGATGAGGGTAAATATTATTGATACCTGCAAGAAGACAGTAGATTGTCAGAAAAATGCAGATTATAGCAGTTGCTACAATCAGGAAAGGGGCGATTTTTTTTATGGGATTATTGTCCGGTATATATCCCTCATCGATCATTCATTTTATCCTTCGCATGGGTATAAATATGATTATTGAAATATCCAAACAGTTTTCTAATTTGTTTAACTTAATTATTCCCAAGTTCACAATTTTCACGGTATTGGGGGAAACTGTTCAACAATACCAGATTTAAGGTTTATTGAGAGTTTTTAGCGTGTATGATGCTTTCCGTCCCCGCCGTCATGTAAATGGTATATTATCCTTCAGTTACAACCAGAAGTAATGGATTATAGCCGGGAGACTAATTTAAAAAATTTCAGGCATGCGGTCGACTCTTCTGATAGCACTTTTATAATCGGCGTTGCAGGAGATTCGGGTTCGGGAAAGACCACCTTTACAAGAGCAATCCGATCGATATTTGGGGATGATATGGTAACCACGATATCGCTTGACGATTATCATGTTCTTGACCGGGATGAAAGAAAAAGGACGGGCATAACCCCGCTTTCTCCTGAGGCCAACAATTTTTCACTTCTTGAAGAGCATGTAGCCCTGCTGAAAGAAGGAAAATCCATCGACAAGCCCGTGTATAATCATGATTCGGGAAAGATCGAAGGTCCTGTCCGGCTGTCTCCGTCGAGGATAATAATCATAGAAGGTCTTCACCCTCTTTTTACCGAGAAACTTCGTGAACTTATCGATTTCTCCATATATGTAAGCCCGGACACCGATGTAAAGTATTACTGGAAGATAAAACGGGATGTAAACCTGAGAGGGTACAGGGAAGAGGAAGTCCTTGCCGAACTTGAGAGCCGGAGGGCCGATTATGAAAACTATGTCCATCCCCAGATAAAATTTGCCGACGCCGTTATCGGGATTTCAAAGAGCCGCTATGCGGATATAATGAACGAAAGAGGGGTTTACAGGGTTGTCCTTTATCAAAAGAAGCAGGATCGGACTATCAGGAATATCAACCTGAACTTCGATCTGTTTGCAATAAATTCCCTGGCTGAAAGAGGTTTTTCATTCGATTTCAGCATTATAGAAAAATATAAGAAAAAAATGGGAGCATTAAGCCTGGACGGAGAATTCAGGCATGAGGTAGTGAATCTCCTTGAAAAGGGCATTGAGATGCAGACCGGTATCGGGCCTGTGTCTGTATATTCTGACAGGAGTTATGTTACTGCGACGGAGATGGTGGAGCTTATCCTTTCCTGGAGAATAATCAACAGGCGTATGGACATGAAGTACGGGAGCGGCGTCTCATCCTGACGGATATTATCTGCAGATTATAATTCCCTGATTCTCCTTCGGTGATCTCTCTTTTTGTGATGGGTCATCCCGCAGCCAGGTTCTTTTTGAGAACTGGTTCCTGCGAATTATAGTCTTGTGCATCGAGGCTCTTCCGGCAAGGTAAGCAAACGTTTCTGTCATATAAATGGACTTGAAGAAAGCACTATTTAACCGGAGACCGTGCATGGTGTGAAAGTAAATGAAAAGATATTCAGGTATATGATCATTCGACATCACTATATCTGCCGAAGATCATAATTTAAAGAATTCATTACATCAGGTGTGAGATATGTTAAAGATCGAAGACCTTCATGTCAGTGTGGAGGGCAAAGAGGTTCTGCACGATATCAATCTGCATATCCGGGAAGGCGAAACCCATGTACTTATGGGTCCCAACGGCTCGGGAAAGACCACGCTCTTAAGATCTATCATGGGTTTTTCAGGGTATGAGATTACATCGGGAAAGATCTTCTTCAAAGGAAGAGACGTCACCGATCTGCCGCTAAATGAAAGAGCGAGATTTGGAATGGGGATGATGTTCCAGCGTCCCCCCACGATTTCCGGTCTGAAACTGGGTAAACTTCTGTCAGCCACGTCCGGGGGCAATGTCGGCAGTATCGGGAGATATTCGTCTCAGATGAATATGGCGTCATTTCTTGACAGGGACGTCAACGCAGGCTTTTCAGGAGGAGAGATCAAAAGAAGCGAGGTTCTCCAGCTTCTTATCCAGCAGCCGGATTTCGTTATGCTCGACGAACCTGAAAGCGGGGTAGATCTTGAAAATATCGCACTAATCGGGCACTCGATCGCAAGGCTCGTCGATAAGGATCGCCATATAATTGACAGGTACAAATCAGGGCTCATCATAACGCACACGGGATATATTCTCGACTATCTTGACGCCGATGCCGGTCATATGCTCTGTGACGGCGAGATAAAATGCCACGGAAACCCGAGAGAGATACTGAAGGTCATACAGGAGAAAGGCTACCAGGAGTGTATCAGATGCCAGAAATAATCGATGAAATACCTGAAGAAGACAGAAAACGTATGGAGCTTTCAGGGTTCGAGTTCGACGCCCAGAAAAGATCGGGTAGTTTTATCCAGAGAGATCAGCATATTCATCTCTCTTCATCGAAGGTTGAAGGAATCGAGATGCTCCCGATCGAGATCGCCCTTAAAAAATATGACTGGCTTAAGGACTATTACTGGAATCTTGTCGACCGGGATAAAGACGAGTACACGAAGTTTGTAGCGGAAAAGGAAGAAAAAGAGGGTCCCCGCGGTTTCGTAGTTCTCGCGAGAAAGGGCAGCAAAAATATCTTTCCCCTCCAGTCCTGTCTCTTCATGAAGTCGGCGGAGATCCAGACAGTCCACAATATAATTATCGCAGAGGAAGGTGCCGAGCTTCACCTGATTACCGGCTGTACCAGCAGTATCGGCAGGGAGAAGGGGACACATTACGGCATAACCGAGATATATGTCGGGAAGGATGCCCAGGTCAGCAATACAATGATCCACACCTGGGGAGAAAACATAAACGTATTCCCCCGGAGTGCGACAAAAGTTGAAGAAAACGGAACATTCCTCTCGAATTACATCAGCCTGAAACCTGTCGGGAAGGTCCAGATGTATCCTGTCGCCGATCTTGCCGGTAAAAATTCGGTTGCCCGTTTCAACTCCGTTGTTCTGGCACCGAAAGGATCTCATCTCGACCTGGGCCAGCGTGCACTACTTAACGGCGAGGGTTCGAGCGCCGAACTTATTTCAAGGGTAATCACCTCGGGAGGCGTCGTATTTGCAAGATCTCATATTGCAGGAATTTCGGAGAACACCAAGGGCCATATAGAGTGCAAGGGTCTCATCCTTGAAGACGGTGTAATACATTCGATTCCTGAAGTGGAGGGGCGGCTTAAGAACACCGAACTTACGCATGAGGCGGCGGTCGGAAAGATCGCACGCGATGAGATCGAATATCTTATGGCGAGGGGTCTCGATGAGGAGGAGGCCACTGCAACAATTATCAGGGGATTCCTTGATGTCAGGATCAAAGGACTGCCCGATTCACTTCAGAAAGAGATCGATGCCGCAATTGATGCGGCCGAATCCGGATTCTGAACCTCATCTTTTTTATTACATCATCTCACATTTCATTCATACAGATGGATTATATCGATATCACGATCCCGCTTTCGGAAAAGACTCCGGTCTTCCCGGGCGACCCGGAGGTCAGGTTTAAGCCCCTGGTCAGGGACGGCTTCAGGCTGACATCAATAGAGTTGTCGTCACACAGCGGAACCCATGTCGATGCACCCTTACATTATATCGAAGGAGGCCAGAGTGTTGA
The window above is part of the Methanolacinia paynteri genome. Proteins encoded here:
- a CDS encoding phosphoribulokinase, with the translated sequence MDYSRETNLKNFRHAVDSSDSTFIIGVAGDSGSGKTTFTRAIRSIFGDDMVTTISLDDYHVLDRDERKRTGITPLSPEANNFSLLEEHVALLKEGKSIDKPVYNHDSGKIEGPVRLSPSRIIIIEGLHPLFTEKLRELIDFSIYVSPDTDVKYYWKIKRDVNLRGYREEEVLAELESRRADYENYVHPQIKFADAVIGISKSRYADIMNERGVYRVVLYQKKQDRTIRNINLNFDLFAINSLAERGFSFDFSIIEKYKKKMGALSLDGEFRHEVVNLLEKGIEMQTGIGPVSVYSDRSYVTATEMVELILSWRIINRRMDMKYGSGVSS
- a CDS encoding ABC transporter ATP-binding protein; this translates as MLKIEDLHVSVEGKEVLHDINLHIREGETHVLMGPNGSGKTTLLRSIMGFSGYEITSGKIFFKGRDVTDLPLNERARFGMGMMFQRPPTISGLKLGKLLSATSGGNVGSIGRYSSQMNMASFLDRDVNAGFSGGEIKRSEVLQLLIQQPDFVMLDEPESGVDLENIALIGHSIARLVDKDRHIIDRYKSGLIITHTGYILDYLDADAGHMLCDGEIKCHGNPREILKVIQEKGYQECIRCQK
- a CDS encoding SufD family Fe-S cluster assembly protein; protein product: MPEIIDEIPEEDRKRMELSGFEFDAQKRSGSFIQRDQHIHLSSSKVEGIEMLPIEIALKKYDWLKDYYWNLVDRDKDEYTKFVAEKEEKEGPRGFVVLARKGSKNIFPLQSCLFMKSAEIQTVHNIIIAEEGAELHLITGCTSSIGREKGTHYGITEIYVGKDAQVSNTMIHTWGENINVFPRSATKVEENGTFLSNYISLKPVGKVQMYPVADLAGKNSVARFNSVVLAPKGSHLDLGQRALLNGEGSSAELISRVITSGGVVFARSHIAGISENTKGHIECKGLILEDGVIHSIPEVEGRLKNTELTHEAAVGKIARDEIEYLMARGLDEEEATATIIRGFLDVRIKGLPDSLQKEIDAAIDAAESGF
- a CDS encoding ABC transporter permease, producing the protein MKSEGLIVISEKEFMDHLCSRKFLLVLSIILIVSIIGMITGSAEYNEEIEEYNENQAVAAGDTIVFSGYMGFKPSIMTIFADVGELLVSLGAILGIAMGFDLITREKESKSLKILLSHPIYRDEVINGKAIGGIIALSLAIIITGLIALAILLIFGIIPTDEEIFPILLFGIVAFLMIFSYFAIALFMSTISEDSGNSLIYTLIVFIFLSILLPVFVADTTIDIIVGDPPEYPEELISELHSFARSGGPGSDRSALESNERWVQYRTEMQDYWNKRQSLSDFITLLSPTSNFEYIINSLSGIGGNVASFSHGSFSYADTSEETEDPLGILGDLLKNIIALIVIPAIFFGASYVKFMRLDVR
- a CDS encoding ABC transporter ATP-binding protein; this translates as MIEFRDLVKTYNGVNAVDGLSLTINDGEIYGLLGPNGAGKSTTILMLCGLIQPDSGECLINGVEVSKNPIEVKKNIGYMPEDVGFYQNMSAAQNLDFFARLFGIPADERGARIDSLLELVGLGGVEKKVGGFSKGMRQRLGIAKTLINDPDVIILDEPTANLDPQGVADYRRIIRQISESGKTVLVSSHILSEVSKVCTKIGIMCRGKIVHEGSWDNFADSINSLNLPELRINVETTTPMGELTVPGIIEADYSSDRKKVKIISSSDIRAEIAEELFSLKIIPREISLDSTTVEDAILSFYNSEEALP
- a CDS encoding PAS domain S-box protein — translated: MIDEGYIPDNNPIKKIAPFLIVATAIICIFLTIYCLLAGINNIYPHLYYIPIILTAIFYPKKGTAFAILLGILFLFITFVVTEADSVLLAENFIRIIVFVALAYIVSKASFHLREENLKYRNLIDSSGAASAVLNDKGKIVHANSAFENITGRTLKELKRMNWVSVFEDECRSTALILYRSSIKREHQDKSNQDLIVRSRQGKEYNVLATIRHVSELGITLISLVDVTEKKNIEKMIGAQKERYKKLFQESTEGIFIHNSDGRIFNANPEALRIAGMDLRELKNTNLKSIIPREFHNAYKYAVRNDLEEGKTFKMEPWIKSKTGERIDLDLISVMVDKKTKVIQSITRDITIRKKNEKALGIAMKKLNLLSSITRHDILNHIMVAKANLVFAIEDTKDESIKSFLEKSVLAMDTIQHQIEFSRDYQDMGGNPPKWHKLDDVIDSCIKSQNLPPGILVQKKIQNIEIFADPMFEKVICNLIGNSIMHGGEISRISFSTEEEYDSYNLIFEDDGKGIPEKEKHIIFKAGYGRNHGFGLYLVSEILSITGASIRETGIENKGARFEIMFPKEDLRFERHESGG